A window from Bacillota bacterium encodes these proteins:
- a CDS encoding dynamin family protein yields the protein MAGWERESVADELEELAALARGSGVASSARALEELAARVREDRFRLLVVGQFKRGKSTLVNALLGEEVLPMGVLPLTSVATEIVAGPEREARIRYRDGRGERVGLERLGDFVSEAGNPSNRKGVTAVQVRLPAPLLERGVAIVDTPGIGSTVEANTQAAEEATEDADAAVAVLGSDPPLTREEAEYLRHVTSRAAHVLYVQNKADTLAPEELEQVLAFHRRLLAEAGGGPAGAGAPPRILPVSARRGLLARLRGDAAEWEASGMGELERELERFLAEQRGAVFAASIGRQAERHVSAVRLALEVRRTAFRTPVEELARRRSRLEERLQEVERRREDDALLFRRDVDRLVARMEEELGRWRQQAEAELRGELEAWLEREAAGRRMTAREVEEEVSRRLGERLERWRAEAGKEMGGEYAALAERFSARFQGLLDELLEAYGEYAGYRPEPIPADPEVVERPDFYFQLSEIGSWLPELNAAALARWLPSGWALPALRKRARERLHELLELNSGRLRSDLAYRLRESARRQIVRWDERLIRLREEFEEALRSTEQALGEAEGRSREEEARLEEAVSALEAHLGRLRQLLGGVRAQPRAERQGGGNPAEER from the coding sequence GTGGCCGGTTGGGAGCGCGAGAGCGTAGCCGACGAGCTGGAGGAGCTGGCCGCACTGGCGCGCGGCTCGGGAGTCGCCTCCTCGGCCCGGGCGCTGGAGGAGCTGGCCGCGCGGGTGCGGGAGGACCGCTTCCGGCTGCTGGTGGTCGGCCAGTTCAAACGCGGGAAGTCGACGCTGGTCAACGCGCTCCTGGGCGAGGAAGTCCTGCCCATGGGCGTGCTGCCGCTCACCTCGGTGGCCACCGAGATCGTGGCCGGTCCGGAGCGCGAGGCGCGCATCCGCTATCGCGACGGGCGCGGGGAGCGCGTCGGCCTGGAGCGGCTGGGCGACTTCGTCAGCGAGGCGGGCAACCCCTCCAACCGCAAGGGCGTGACGGCCGTGCAGGTCCGCCTTCCGGCCCCGCTCCTCGAGCGTGGCGTGGCCATCGTCGACACCCCGGGCATCGGCTCCACGGTGGAGGCCAACACCCAGGCGGCCGAGGAGGCGACCGAAGACGCCGACGCCGCCGTCGCGGTGCTGGGCAGCGATCCCCCGCTCACCCGAGAGGAGGCGGAGTACCTGCGCCACGTCACCTCCCGTGCGGCGCACGTCCTCTACGTGCAGAACAAGGCGGACACGCTGGCGCCGGAGGAGCTGGAGCAGGTGCTGGCCTTCCACCGCCGCCTGCTCGCCGAGGCCGGGGGCGGGCCGGCCGGCGCGGGCGCGCCGCCCCGCATCCTTCCCGTCTCCGCGCGCCGCGGCCTGCTGGCCCGGCTGCGGGGCGACGCGGCCGAATGGGAAGCCTCGGGGATGGGGGAGCTGGAGAGGGAGCTGGAGCGCTTCCTGGCGGAGCAACGGGGAGCCGTCTTCGCCGCCTCGATCGGACGGCAGGCCGAACGGCACGTAAGCGCCGTCCGGCTGGCGCTGGAGGTGAGGCGTACCGCCTTCCGCACCCCGGTGGAAGAGCTGGCGCGGCGACGGAGCCGTCTCGAGGAGCGCCTCCAGGAAGTCGAGCGGCGCCGCGAGGACGACGCGCTCCTCTTTCGCCGCGACGTCGATCGGCTGGTGGCCCGCATGGAGGAGGAGCTCGGGCGCTGGCGCCAGCAGGCGGAGGCCGAGCTCCGGGGGGAGTTGGAGGCCTGGCTGGAGCGGGAGGCCGCCGGACGCCGGATGACGGCCCGCGAGGTAGAGGAGGAGGTGAGCCGGCGCCTGGGCGAGCGGCTCGAGCGCTGGCGGGCCGAGGCCGGCAAGGAGATGGGCGGCGAGTACGCCGCCCTCGCCGAGCGCTTCTCGGCCCGCTTCCAGGGGCTGCTGGACGAGCTCCTGGAGGCGTACGGCGAATATGCCGGTTACCGCCCCGAACCCATCCCGGCCGACCCGGAGGTGGTGGAGCGACCCGACTTCTACTTCCAGCTGAGCGAGATCGGCTCCTGGCTGCCCGAACTGAACGCGGCCGCGCTGGCGCGCTGGCTGCCGTCGGGCTGGGCGCTCCCGGCCCTCCGGAAGCGGGCGCGGGAACGACTGCACGAGCTTCTGGAGCTCAACTCCGGCCGCCTCCGCTCCGACCTCGCCTACCGCCTGCGCGAGTCGGCCCGGCGCCAGATCGTCCGCTGGGACGAGCGGCTGATCCGCCTCCGCGAGGAGTTCGAGGAGGCGCTTCGCTCGACGGAGCAGGCGCTGGGCGAGGCGGAAGGGCGTTCGCGCGAGGAGGAGGCGCGCCTGGAGGAGGCCGTCTCCGCCCTGGAGGCGCACCTGGGCCGCCTCCGGCAGCTGCTGGGCGGCGTCCGGGCCCAGCCTCGGGCAGAGCGGCAAGGCGGAGGCAACCCCGCGGAGGAGAGGTGA
- a CDS encoding NUDIX domain-containing protein, giving the protein MRQERSAGGVVFRGEGSEAEILLVLDRFGRWTFPKGRVEGGESDEEAALREIEQETGVQGQVIGSLPAVRYRYLVADDPEPEMVEKEVHYFLVRAEAGELRRLPGETRAVRWLRPREAERLLLYERNRPVLEAARAMLEGRARVERGDGSR; this is encoded by the coding sequence ATGCGTCAGGAGCGATCGGCGGGAGGAGTCGTCTTCCGGGGCGAAGGGAGCGAGGCGGAGATCCTGCTCGTCCTCGACCGCTTCGGCCGCTGGACCTTCCCCAAGGGACGCGTGGAGGGCGGCGAGTCGGACGAGGAGGCGGCGCTCCGCGAGATCGAGCAGGAGACCGGCGTGCAAGGGCAAGTGATCGGAAGCCTGCCCGCGGTACGCTACCGCTACTTGGTGGCCGACGACCCGGAACCGGAGATGGTGGAGAAGGAGGTGCACTACTTCCTGGTCCGCGCGGAGGCGGGCGAGCTGCGCCGCCTGCCCGGCGAGACGCGGGCCGTGCGCTGGCTGCGCCCCCGCGAGGCCGAGAGACTCCTCCTTTACGAACGGAACCGGCCCGTGCTGGAGGCGGCGCGCGCCATGCTGGAGGGGCGGGCGCGGGTCGAGCGGGGGGACGGCTCGCGCTGA
- a CDS encoding DUF6062 family protein, with the protein MATWSYASSVCPLCQVQRRAERVHLRWFEIENCREPSTWFRLREAAYCPRHAAVIRDRAGAELSALFEFLTREELARLRQSDPRHARNGWREPWQRWRGRRARREKGSPPCPACEAGEVAVAAEIHAFLDRLREEEGRRGYREGAGLCRRHLAQVAEEADEALARWLKADLEERLAGVLEEYRRYFHLLDYRFRHEPRGREQSAWLRSLLYFWGLPEEPGSGEGEEEGTGPLAPGEAGRG; encoded by the coding sequence ATGGCCACGTGGAGCTACGCTTCCTCCGTCTGCCCCCTCTGCCAGGTGCAGCGGCGTGCGGAGAGGGTCCATCTGCGCTGGTTCGAGATCGAGAACTGCCGCGAGCCGTCCACCTGGTTCCGGCTGCGCGAGGCGGCCTACTGCCCCCGTCACGCGGCCGTGATCCGCGACCGCGCCGGTGCCGAGCTCAGCGCTCTCTTCGAGTTCCTGACCCGGGAGGAGTTGGCCCGCCTCCGCCAGAGCGACCCGCGGCACGCCCGGAACGGGTGGCGGGAGCCGTGGCAGCGGTGGCGCGGGCGACGCGCGCGGCGGGAGAAAGGCTCCCCGCCCTGCCCGGCCTGCGAGGCTGGAGAGGTGGCCGTGGCCGCCGAGATCCATGCCTTTTTGGATCGGCTCCGGGAGGAGGAGGGGCGCCGGGGCTACCGGGAGGGGGCCGGTCTCTGCCGGCGGCATCTCGCGCAGGTGGCGGAGGAGGCCGACGAGGCGCTGGCTCGCTGGCTCAAGGCGGACCTGGAAGAACGCCTCGCCGGCGTCCTGGAGGAGTACCGGCGCTACTTTCATCTCCTCGACTACCGCTTCCGCCACGAGCCCCGCGGCCGCGAGCAGTCCGCCTGGCTGCGCTCGCTCCTCTACTTCTGGGGATTGCCCGAAGAGCCCGGCAGCGGCGAGGGAGAGGAGGAGGGCACCGGGCCCCTGGCGCCGGGCGAAGCGGGGAGGGGCTGA
- a CDS encoding biotin transporter BioY: MTAVLVALSFVPLPLPLGPVPPTMQSLGVMMAGLLLPPGEAVAAVALQLALGLAGLPVLGGGMGGPTLLFSPAGAYLWGHLPGVAVAARLAGRGKPGAPVHPLRSVALALLAVAPGWLVEVAAVRAWLLPSWKEAVLFGLAGLLPLDVVKAALAVAPARALRKAMGVRRQA; encoded by the coding sequence ATGACCGCCGTCCTGGTCGCGCTCTCCTTCGTCCCGTTGCCTCTGCCGCTGGGGCCCGTGCCGCCGACGATGCAGAGCCTCGGCGTCATGATGGCAGGGCTGCTCCTCCCGCCCGGCGAGGCGGTGGCCGCCGTCGCCCTCCAGCTGGCCCTGGGGCTCGCCGGCCTGCCCGTCCTGGGGGGCGGCATGGGCGGTCCTACCCTGCTCTTCAGCCCCGCCGGTGCCTACCTCTGGGGCCACCTTCCGGGGGTGGCCGTGGCGGCCCGCCTGGCCGGTCGCGGCAAGCCGGGCGCTCCCGTCCACCCGCTCCGGTCGGTCGCCCTGGCCCTGCTGGCCGTGGCGCCCGGCTGGCTGGTCGAGGTCGCCGCCGTACGCGCCTGGCTCCTGCCTTCCTGGAAGGAGGCCGTCCTGTTCGGACTGGCCGGCCTGCTGCCGCTGGACGTGGTCAAGGCGGCGCTGGCGGTGGCACCCGCGAGGGCGCTCCGGAAGGCGATGGGCGTCCGCCGCCAGGCGTGA